TCGGACCGGATTTACCGTAAGCTGATCGACTACAAGGTGGATGTTGCGATCCTCGGGCGCGATTACGCGGATCCCCGGCTTGATGATGTGGCTCTGGGCGAACATGAGGTCATGCTGCTGCTGCCGGTCGCGCATCCCTGGGCACAGCGGCAGAAGATCATGGTCGAAGAGCTCGACGGGGTGCGCATGATCTGGCGCGAAAGCGGCTCCATGACCCGGCGTGCCTTTGAGGGGATCCTCGAAAAGCGCAGTGTCCGGCCCTCGGTGGTTATGGAACTTGCGCGGGATTCCATGATCGAGGCCACCGCTGCCGGTCTGGGCATCGGGATTATTTCGCGCACCGAATTCGACAGCGATCCGCGGCTGGTGAGCCTGCCGCTCGCCGGAGAAAAGCCGGTGACCCATTCCTATGCCGCCTGCCTGAAAGAGCGCCGGTCGATCGGGTCGATCGATGCCTTCATGACCATGGCGCGCAGTGCCGCCGACACTGCGCAATCGGCACCGGCCGAGACCAATACAGACCGCCCGCAAGGCAATCTCGTCGACATCAGGCGGGCGAAGCAGAAAACAGGATGACAGATGGCGAAGCCGATAGCGGATATGTTGATTGTGGGCGGTGGTGTGAACGGCTGCGGCATCGCGCGGGACGCTGCGGGGCGTGGCCTGAAGGTTATCCTTTGCGAAAAGAACGATCTCGCTGAAGGCACGTCGTCGCGCTCGACCAAGCTGTTCCATGGTGGGCTTCGCTATCTGGAATATTTCGAATTCCGTCTCGTGCGCGAAGCCCTGCGCGAAAGGGAGACCCTGCTGGCGGCCATGCCCCATATCGCGCGGCCGATGCGCTTCGTCCTGCCCTTTCACCCGTCGATGCGGTTCGAGGGGGGCACGCCAGCGTCGCGTTTGCTGGGCCGGTTCATGCCATGGCTCAGGGATCGTCGCCCCGCCTTTGTGATACGACTGGGCCTTTTCCTCTATGACCATATGGGCGGGCGCAAGATCCTGCCACCGACCCGTCGGCTTAATCTGCGAAAGGATGAGGCGGGCGAGGCGCTGAACGGCGCGTTCCGGAAAGGATGGGAATATTCGGATGCGGCGGTCGATGATGCCCGGCTGGTCGTGCTGAATGCGCGCGATGCCCAAAGGCTGGGCGCGGACATCCGGACCCGCAGCGAGGTCGTCGCCGCAAGGCGTCAGGCCAATTTCTGGGAGGTCGATGTTATTGGCCCGAAAGGGCCGGAAACACTGCGCGCGCGGCTGGTTGTCAATGCCGCCGGGCCTTGGGTCGCCGGGATCAGTGCAAAACTGTCTCCGAGGTCCGAGCGCGGGGTGCGGCTGGTGCGCGGCAGCCATATCGTGGTGCCCCGCATCTTCGGCCATGACCGCGCCTATATCTTGCAGGGCCCTGACGGCCGCATCGTCTTTGCCATTCCCTATCATGAGGATTTCACGCTGATCGGCACGACGGATGTCGATCACCGAGGCTCGCCTGATCAGGTGGACTGCTCGGATGAAGAGGTCCGCTATCTGTGCGATTTTGTCAGCCGTTGTTTCGAAAAGCCGGTCCTGCCCTCGGATGTGGTCTGGCGTTATGCCGGGCTGCGGCCGCTGCTGGATGATGGTGCGGGTGACGCCCGATCCGCCACCCGGGACTATTCGCTCGACCTGGAACAGAATGACCGCGCCCCGCTGCTCACCGTTCTGGGCGGCAAGATTACCACCTATCGAAAGCTCTCCGAGGCTGCGGTCGATCTGATCGCGCCCCTCTTCACCAGCTGCAAGGCCGCCTGGACTGCCAGGGCGCCGCTGCCGGGTGGAGATTTCGACCCGCAAAAAGCGGGTGCCATGGCACAGGCCCTGACCCGGCGGCATCCGCAGCTTGCACCCGCCACTGCCCGAAGACTGATCCGGGCCTATGGCACCGAGGCCGGGGCGATAATGGAAAAGGGACCGGGCACCGATCTCGGGGGCGGCCTGCATGAGGCTGAACTGCGCTGGATGGTTGAGCATGAATTTGCCACGACACTTGATGATGTCATCTGGCGTCGAAGCAAACTCGGCCTGCGTGTCGCACCTGATGCGCGCCGCGAAATCCAGGCCTGCCTCGAGCGATTGATCCTGGAACAGAACCGGTGTCGCAGACAGTAGCCTCTGCCAGGTGATGACTGTCAAAACCTGCACATGTGTCTGATGACAGCGCGGCGCGGCCTGCGCCGTGCCCAGCATTTCAGGTCAGGCAACACCGCGCGGATCTGACCCAGATGGCCGATCTGGACTCTGATGATGGGTTGGGCGGGATAATTCCGCGACGGAGAACTTCTGCAACCCGCGTCGGCGTCACTCGAAACTGGGCTAGCTCAGCCCAATGGAGTTCAAAGCCAGCGCTATGCTAACTTGCCCTGCTGTCCACTAAACCGGTAGCAGGTCATAAAGTCAGAGCCCTCGGCGATCATTCAAAGGCGCCTGTGTGAGCCGAGTGATCAGGAAGCCGCTTGCCAGATCATAGCCTTCAAAAAGATCATCAACAGCCGCTGGGTTTGTGTGTGCCGTTGTCGCCAGAAGGTATCCGTGTGCGTGGTCAACGACAATATCGCGCATGATCCTGGCATCCCGGGCATTTTGCCCTTCTTCGATCAGTATTGCGACCATTCGATCTGACAGGCGTTCCGCTTCAGCACTTTTGGCATTCTGATCGCCTATATATGCGATGAAAACCTGTGGATTGCACATCACCAGGGCTCCGTATGAACGCGCAAGGGTCTGAAATGATACTTCTTCCTGGTTTGCCTCCAGCCTGTTGACGTGCTCACTCAGCACCAGATCGACGACAAGCCCCAGGAGGCGCGAGCGATCCCCTGTGTGCCGATAAAGCGCCATCGGACTTACTTCTAAAGCGCTTGCGAGCGTCCTGATGCTGAAAGAACTCGCGCCATGAGTTTCAATACTGGCCCGCGCGGCTTCAACAATCTTTGAGGAGGACAGCCGGCCCTTCATGTTCAATCCCTTATAATCACGAGCCAATCTGGTAATGCGACTGGACCAGCCCGGAAGCGAAGCTTTTGCTGTGCAAGTGCTTCAGTGCTTTCATGCCTGGAAGATCCCCGAAAAGCGGCAAACCGGCGCCAAGCAAAACTGGTACGCGGGTCAGAATGATGTCCTGGATCAGATCCTCGGCAAGGCACGACTGGATGAGTTTCCCACCATCGATATAAGCTTTCTTCCACCCCTCGGCGGCAAGCTTTTTCATCGCCTCGCGCGGGGGCATATTCCAGATGCGCACGCCGCTGCGCAACATATCCGGAACATCGTCCTGCGTCAGAGATCCGGACAGAACAATGACTGGTTTGTCGAACGGCCAGGGGTCAAAGCGCGATACCACTGCCCATGTCCCGCGTCCCATGATGATACCATCAATGCTGGCATAGAAGGCGCTGTAGCCGTGATCTTCACTTTCGGCACCATTCGGGGTCAGCCAGCTTACATCACCCTCACGAGTAGCAATAAAGCCATCCAGGCTTGCCGCAATGAAGACATGTCCCGTAACCATAGATTTCCCTCGGAGTATACGCCGTATACTTTCGCATCGACTTAAGCTTGTCAATGACCGCTGCTCTAATCGGCCTTTCGGACAGGCTGAGCGATGGGGAGGGCTCGCTTCATCGCTCACCGTTCAGGCTTTCTTTTGCCGGCCATGCACATAGGATCCGTGTCGCTCAACCGGGCCCCTTCTCTTTGCAATCTGACCTGGGTCATGGGTTTTTGGGGCCGTTGCATCAATTGGCGGGCACTTCAAATGGCTTCCGGGCCGCGATCAGGCCACATGACTGTCAGGCGCGCGCGGCAGCCAGGGGCGGATCAGACGCTGGAAGCCATCGATATAGGTCAGCAGCACCGGCACCACGACCAGCGTGAGGATCGAAGACGAGATCAGCCCCCGATCACCGCATGGGCCATGGGCGCATTCTGCGAGGTGCCGCCATGCAGGTTCACCGCAAGCGGGATCATTCCGAAGATCATCGCAAGCGTGGTCATCACGATAGGCCGGAAGCGGGTAGCGCCTGCCTCTATCAGCGCCTCGCGCACTTCCATCCCGTCGCGGCGATGGTGATTGGCATTGTCGACGAGCAGGATTGCGTTCTTCACCACCAGCCCCATCAGCATGATGAACCCGATCACCGAGAATATGTTCAGCGTGCTGCCGCCGATCAGCAGACCCAGCATCACCCCCACCAGCGCCAGCGGCAGTGAGGACATGATGGCAATCGGCTGCAGGAAACTGCCGAATTGCGAGGCGAGCACGAGGTAGATGAAGATGATGGCGAGCAAAAGCGCCACCAGCGCCGAGACCGCCGATTCCATAATGCTTTCGGCATCGCCACCGGTGCCGATCCGGTAGCCCGGCGGCAGATCAAGCGCATCCTGCGCCGCCTGAATGCCGGTGGATGCAGTCAGAATGTCGATGCCATCAAGCCCCGCCGTGACACTGACCGAGCGGCTCCCATCCTCGCGGGTAATCTCGCCTGCGCTTTGCGAGGGTTCGACCGTTGCGATCTGGTCCAGGCGGACGATACCGCTGCCATCCGCTGTCGCGGTGATCGGCAGGCTGCTGAGGCTGGTGATATCCTCGCGATACTCGGATGGCAGCCGCACGACCACATCATAGCTGTCGCCATTCGGCGCGGTCCATTCCGAGACGGTCTCGCCCGCGATCATCGGCGACAGGGCCTGACCGACCTGCGACAGCGTGACACCCAGATCCGAGGCCGCCTCGCGATGGACCTGGATCCCCAGCGTGGGCTGCGGCTCATCAAGCGAGGTGCGCACATCGACAAGCCCCGGCACCTCTTCAAATTTTTCGGCCAGTTCATCCGCGAGACGTTTGAGAACATTCAGATCGGGGCCGAACAGCTTCACTTCGACCGGGGCGCTCACGCCGCCGCCCATGCCGCCACCCGCGCCGACCCGGAACCGCGCGCCAGGGATCTGTTCCAGCGCCGCGCGCATGGGCGCTGCCAGGGCCGTAGGATCACGCTCGCGCGTGGTGGGGGCCGAGAGGCGCGCGGTGATCGTTGCCTGGTTCTGCCCGGCTGCCCCGCTGGAGCCAACGGTTGCATAGGTGCCGATCACCTCGGGGAATTGCCGCAAAACCGAATCGACCTGGGCGATCTTGGCCTCGGTGCGCAAAAGCGGCGTGCCGATGGGCAGTTCCATCTCGACCTGCACCTCGGAATTGTCCGAAGGGGGCGCGAATTCCGCGCCGATAAAGGGAAACAGCATCAGCCCGCCGATAAAAGTCAGCCCCGCCACCGAAAGCGTGGTCTTGCGCCAGGAGAGCGCCCAGGCCAGCACGCCGCGATATCTCAAAATCAGCCCCTCGAACCAGATGTCGAAGCGGGCCACTGCACGGCCAATGGGGCCGCGTTTCGCGCCAGGCTCGGATGCCGGGTCATACCAGACCGCCGACATCATCGGATCGAGCGTGAAAGAGACGAACATCGAGATCATCACCGCGACCGAGACCGTCACCCCGAATTGCAGGAAGAAGCGGCCAAGAATACCCTCCATGAACGCCACTGGCAGGAAGACCGCGACGATCGAGAGCGTGGTCGCAAGCACCGCAAGGCCGATCTCGCTGGTGCCATCGAGCGCCGCCTGTTCGTGGCTTTTGCCCATATGCAGATGGCGCATGATGTTTTCGCGCACAACGATGGCGTCATCAATCAGGATGCCGATGGACAAAGACAGCGCCATCATCGTCATCATATTGAGGGTGAACCCCATGAAATAGACCGCCGCCATGGTGCCGATGATCGAAATCGGCAGCGTCAGCCCGGTGATCACGGTCGAACGCCAGGAATTCAGGAACAGGAACACGATCACCGTGGCAAGGATCGCGCCCTCGATCAGCATGCTCTGCACGGCGGCGAAGCTTTGTTCCACCGGCACCGCATTGTCGCGGATCAGGGCGATTTCGATCCCTTCATATGCCGGATCGGCCTGCATCGCGGCGATATCTTTGCGCACGGCCTCGGCCACGGCCACGGTGTTCGTGCCTTGCGTCTTCAGCACATCGATGGTGATCGCGCGGCGTCCGTCGATCATGGCAAGGCTCTCGGCCTCGGCCAGATCGGTGCCAACCATCGCCAGATCGCCAAGCCGGATCGGGAAACCGCCGCGCTGGCCGATGATCAGATCCTCGAACCCGGCAAGATCGGGGATCCGCCCTTCGACCTGGACCGACTGGCTGGTGGACGCATCGGTGACCGATCCCGCCGGCAGATCGACATTGGCATCGCGCAGAACTGAGGTCACCTGCACGGCGCCCACCGCCAGCGCGGTCTGGCGCAAAGGATCAAGGCGGATCTGCACTTCATTCGGGAGCCCGCCCACCACGGTCGCCTGGCCCACGCCCCTGATATTCGAGATGCGGGTTGAAATCTCATCTTCCGCAATCGTGGTCAGCGTGCCTGCACTCAGCGTCTGCGAGGAAAGGCCGATCGACAGGATCGGCATCTCGGACGGGTCAAAGCGCAGGATACGCGGGTCGGTCGCAGTGTCGGGCAGGCTCGCCGCGATCTGCGAGACGCGGTCGCGCACATCCTGGGCGGCACTGGCGCTGTCGACCTCCAGATCGAACATGATCAGCACCATCGCCGACCCGGTCTGCGCGGTCGAGGTGATGGTGTCGATCCCGGAAAGCGTCGAGACAGAGTCCTCGATCGGCTCGATAATGTCTTTTTCCACCGCCTCGGGGGTCGCCCCCGGATACGAGGTCACAACAGCCACGACCGGGAAGTCAACTTCCGGAAGTTCGTCAATCGGCAGGCGGCTGTAGGAAAAGATGCCAATCACACAGATCGCCACCATGATCATGGTGGCAAAGACAGGCTGGCGGACGGCGATGCGGGTCAGAAACATCGCTCAGCGCCCCACCAGCGAGACCGTTGCGCCGGCCTGCAACCGCTCCATATTCAAGGCCACGATCGTATCGCCGGGGCTGAGACCCGCAGATATCTCGACCACGCGCCCCCGGTTCCAGCTGCGGCCCACTTCAACCGCCTGGCGGCTCGCTTTGTCGCCGGTGATTTTCAGGACATAGTTGCCCGCCTCATCTTCGCGAAGCGCGTCAGCGGGAATGCCGATCCCGTCAGTCGCTTCTTCGAGCACCAGCGTGCCGGAGGCGAACATGCCACCTTTCAGCAGCCCATCGGCATTCTCGATCCGCGCGAAAACCGGCAGCACGCGCGTGCCTGAGACGGCGACAGGGGCGATCCGGTCGATGACGCCCTCGAAATGATGATCCGCAAGACCGTCAACCACCAGATCGACCCGCTGCCCGATGCGCAGCCGTGGCGCATGAACCGCTGGCACGCCGCCCTCCAGATCCAGCGCTGTCATGTCGACCAGCCCCAGAAGCTCGGTGCCAAGGGTGACATAGGTGCCGGGATCGACGGAACGCGCCGAGATCACACCCGAGAAAGGGGCCGTGATCTTTGCCTTGGAGAGGTCATCTTCCGCGGTCTCGACCTGACGCATCAGTGCGGTGTAATTCGCCTCGATCTGGCTGAGATTGGCCGCTTCGGTCTCAAGCGCAGAGGTCGAGGAAACACCCCGCCGCACCAGATCGGTGGTGCGTTGCAGCTGCGCCTCGGCCAGCACCAGCTGGGCGCGGGTCGCCTCGGCGGTGGCACGGCTTTGTTCGAGCCGGTTGCGCAGCGTTTCCACGTCAATCGTTGCCAGTTCAGCGCCTTCCGCAACCTGGTCGCCGACGCGGAACTTCACCGTGTCGATCCGCCCGGAGACTTCGGCCGGGATGGAAAGCGCACGTGCGGGGACCAGCGACCCGGTGACCTGCACCGTATCGCTGAGCGTACCGGTCCTCACATCATAAAGCTCGGAGGGCAGAAGCTGCATCACCAGAGCGGCAGGCGTCTCCGCTGACACTTCCTGCGCAGCTGTGACCTCGGCCGACGGGCGCAGAAAGAACAGGCCGGCGCCAGCAGCAATCACGAACGCCCCCAGCCAGATGTAGACCTTACCCCGGCGCGGCGATGCTGCTGCCCCCGACCCCGACCCGTCATTCAGCGCCATGCTGTGCCCGTTCCTCATCCGGTTGCAGGGCTTCCTGAACTGCGCCCCGCAAGAGATTTCTGATCCTGTTGCACGCTGTTAGCGCATAAACAGGGATTTGCATGTGCTTCTGCCCCGCCAGACCGGTGCCCCCGGCGGAAACCCGCACAAAGGCAGACCCGTAACCAACCTGAGCAACAGAGTTAAGCACTATAATGGTGCGCCCCTTTCCGGGTTACCAGAGAGACCCTCGCGCGCCTCATAGCGCAGGATTTCCGCCCCCAGGCAGCGGTCTTCGTCACTGCGGCCAGACTTCGCCCCCGAGAAACGCGAAGGCCTGTATGGGGCCACCCGGCCATGGCTTGGCCACTGCCACAGGGCAGCAGCGCAGATAGCACGCATCGCGGGCAGAAGGTTCAGCGCGAAGAACTGCGGCGAAGGCCTCTGTAGCCGAAGCCCTGGCGGCCGGACAGATCTGCACCAAAGATCACTTGACAAACTATAGTATATATTAATAATCTTTTGCTATTCTATGACAGGATCAGTTGCAGGGACACCCGGTCAATGGCGATTTTTCCTCTGATGTGGCTCGCGGGCGCGGTAATCGCTGCTATCTGTTTTCTGACCGGCTTCGATCAGGTTCTGCTGATTCAGGGGATCGTAACCTGTCTGTATCTGCTGACCCTCATTCGCTGGCGCCGCCGTAGCCGTACCAGGCGTATATCGGGCTCGCCCCCCCGGCCGCCGGAAGAGCACGACCTGACGGATCCGGAGAGCCAGGTTGAGTTTCACGAGACCTGCCGCAAGTTCGGCGGGGGCGCTCCGGATGATCTTCAGCCGAGGCTCCTGCGCAAGGCCATGCAGATGGAACAGCGCAAGCTTCGTCTCCAGGTCTCAACCCTCTGATCTGTAGAGGATTTAACCCGGGCGCCCCCGAGATCAGACCCCGCCTGACCAGTTGAAATCCGCGTCTCTTTCAAGTTTGAGCAGCGCCATCAGGCAATGCTGAACATTATCCACCCGGATTTCGTTGTTATAGGCCTCGGTGCGCAATCCTCCCATGACCGCCTCGGGCCGGCTGATGTAGAACCCGTCAACCCTCCTGTCGCGGAACTGGAGCTGCCGGATCGCGCGCAAGCCGCGCCGCAAGGCTGTGGCGTAACGCTCTGCGCGCGCAGCATCGCCGAGGCGCTGCGCCAGGCGCCAGGCGTCGGCAAGCCCTTCCATATAGACCCCGGTCGAGGAGGCATGTGGCGGCCCGAAATCCGGGCGGTCCGGATTGTAGAACCGCCCCTGAAAATCCGGATGCAGCCGACCGCCCCATTGCTGCATCTGCAAGATCCAGTCATTCCGACTGAACACGAACTCCGCCAGCTCCGATGCACCGAGATCTTCCCAGAGCATCACACAGGCCTGGCTGTGCCAGGGAACAAAGGCCGGGTTCGGATCCGCCAGATGCCAGTCGCGATAATAGCGGAAACTGGCCATACAGCGGCGGGCCAGATCCGGATCGCGGGTCTTACGGTGCAGCGTCGCCAGAAACAGCAGCGCCTCGCCCGGGTAGAAATTCTGATTGTCGTTGCGATCCGGCGGCTTCAGGAAGGTGCGAAAGGCGCCATCCTCCTGCCAGAGATGAAAAAGGCCGGCGCAAAGGGCGGCAAAGGGCACCTCATACCCCGCCGGCTCGATGAGGCCGGCCTCGCGAAACTCAAGGATCGCCAGTGCCGCCAGCGCCATGGCCCCGAGCTTTGCCTTGCCTTCGAAAATGATCATGCCGAGACCATCTTCTTCCGCGTAAAACCGGTCGAGGTTATAGGCCAGGCTGGCCTGCGCGCCGCTGGCATCCGCAGCCGATCCGCTGCGCATCGCAATCCGGCCGAGCGCCACGGTGGCCATGAACTGGCGTATTGTATTATCCGCTTTCGACTCGGCGCCCCGGCTCGGCCAGTATTTATAGGTCATCCGGCCATCGGGGTGCAGATTTTGCCGCATCCATCCGATCAGCCCGTCAATCGTCTGCTGCAACAGAGGCGCATCGACTTTTTCCGCCGGCTGAATATGCCCGCCGCGCCAAAGCCTGACACATCTGTCTTCGGGAATAAGCAGCAGGAACTGATCGGCGCTGAAACGGCGGATCCGGGCGGACTGCGCATAGGCCTCGGGCGTGATGCGTTTCAGTTTCGCAAGCCGTTCAATCTCGCGAAAAGGCGCGCGGTTTGTGGCAATCGCACGGGTTGGCGCGACCCGCGTCAGCTTGCCGCCTGACAGGATCTCCATGCCGACCAGCCCGCGCAGGCTGTTGGGAAATGACGTGGTCAAAGTCTCGGGCGTGACGGGTTGCCAGTCACGCGTCACGCAGATCTCCAGCGCATCCGGCTGCGGCATCCCGGGAAGATCGGACCGCGCCAGAGCGATGGCGGCCGCCAGATCCTCGGCCTCATACCAACCGGCTGCGATCTGACGTCCCGCGCAACGCCAGGCCAGCCAGACCGGCGCGCCTGGAACAAGGCCAAAGGTATCCCTGCCATGGAAACTGTCGAGGACCTGGAGGTCAGACACCGTCGCGCTGGCCTGCATCATTTCTGTCACGAGAACGGTCCCTGTATTCTGTGTCGTCGCATTCTGTGCCTTCTGCGTCAGAAGTCTTCCGACAAAATCCCGCCGGCTACAAATAAAATGAGCTGCCGCATGGGGGTGCGGCAGCTCAGTATCAGAAACGGGGGGTTGTTCCGCTCCTGAGGGTGCTCCCGGTTACGAGAGCAGGGCGCCTGCGTGGCTGTCATCTTCCAGGAGGGTGCTGCTACCCCCGAAGAGACCGCCCAGAAGGCCACCATTCCCACCCAGCAGGCCGCCGACAAGGCCGCCAACCAGACCATTATCTCCCAGCAAGCCGCCAACCAGGCCATCGTCGCCCAGCAGACCACCAACGAGGCCGTTGTCACCGAGGATCGGCTCCAGAAGGCCGCCGAGGAGATCACCGTCGCCACCGAGGAGACCGCCGACCAGGCCATTGTCACCAAGAACCGGCTCCAGAAGCCCGCCGAGGAGATCACCGTCGCCGCCGAGGAGACCGCCAATCAGGCCATTGTCACCAAGGACCGGCTCCAGAAGCCCGCCGAGGAGATCACCGTCGCCACCGAGGAGACCGCCAATCAGGCCATTGTCACCAAGGACCGGCTCCAGAAGACCACCGAGGAGATCACCTTCACCGCCGAGGAGACCGCCCAGCAGGCCATTGTCACCAAGGACCGGCTCCAGAAGCCCGCCGAGGAGATCACCTTCACCGCCGAGGAGACCGCCCAGCAGGCCATTGTCACCAAGGACCGGATCCAGAAGACCGCCGAGGAGATCACCTTCACCGCCGAGGAGACCGCCAAGCAGGCCATTGTCACCAAGGATCGGATCCAGGAGGCCACCCAGGAGATCGCCTTCGCCCCCGAGGAGACCGCCGACCAGGCCGTGGTCTCCAAGGATGCCGTCCAGGAGACCGCCGCTTGCGCCACCCAACAGCCCGCCGAGGAGGCCACCGCCGCCCAGAAGACCGCCAAGCAGGCCGTTATCTCCGAGCAGACCACCCAGCAGGCCGCCGTCACTGCCGAGCAGGCCACCGAGAAGACCGTCATCGCCGAGAACTGCGTCAAGGAGACCGCCACCCTCGCCACCGAGAAGACCGCCCAGCAGACCGCCACCTTCGCCGCCAAGGAGACCCCCCAGCAGGCCGCCTTCACCGCCCAGGAGACCACCAAGCAGGCCGTTCTCTCCGATGAGGCCGCCGAGCAGGCCACCATTGCCGCCAACGATACCGCCAAGCAGGCCACCCAGCAGACCGTCATCCCCCAACAGATCGCCCAGAAGGCCGTCGAGCAAGCCGGTCAGCAATCCGCCGCCGCCGCCTTCACCGCCCCCGAGGACACCTGCGAGCAGACCGTCGACCAGGGTCGAGACCGCACCAAGCACATCGCCGCTGGTCAGATCCGTGACTGCGCCGTCAAGGCCGCCGAGCAGGTTCTCAAGCAGATCCTGCACCCCTTCCAGGGCCTCGCCAACCAGGGCGCCTTCCTGCAACAGGGCCGCATCAACCGCGGTGAGGACCGCGCCGAGCGCTCCGGCAACGTCGAGGCTGTCCAAAGCACCCAGGGCTTCGGCAAGACCAGCTGCCAGAGCCGCAGCTGCCACCGCAGTGCCGCCTTCCAGATGCGGGATCAGGCCGCCGGCTTCGCCGC
This genomic window from Gemmobacter sp. 24YEA27 contains:
- a CDS encoding LysR substrate-binding domain-containing protein, which gives rise to MLTRERLNYINFNQLRSFFAVGRELSFTKAADLLCIGQPTVTTQVKSLEETYGRQLFLRTPSGVELTTEGDALMLIARQIFALEQRAHALLTSRPEIAGRLHIGTVGPFFVMKLLAGYSDRFPLVHVTLESGSSDRIYRKLIDYKVDVAILGRDYADPRLDDVALGEHEVMLLLPVAHPWAQRQKIMVEELDGVRMIWRESGSMTRRAFEGILEKRSVRPSVVMELARDSMIEATAAGLGIGIISRTEFDSDPRLVSLPLAGEKPVTHSYAACLKERRSIGSIDAFMTMARSAADTAQSAPAETNTDRPQGNLVDIRRAKQKTG
- the glpD gene encoding glycerol-3-phosphate dehydrogenase, with product MAKPIADMLIVGGGVNGCGIARDAAGRGLKVILCEKNDLAEGTSSRSTKLFHGGLRYLEYFEFRLVREALRERETLLAAMPHIARPMRFVLPFHPSMRFEGGTPASRLLGRFMPWLRDRRPAFVIRLGLFLYDHMGGRKILPPTRRLNLRKDEAGEALNGAFRKGWEYSDAAVDDARLVVLNARDAQRLGADIRTRSEVVAARRQANFWEVDVIGPKGPETLRARLVVNAAGPWVAGISAKLSPRSERGVRLVRGSHIVVPRIFGHDRAYILQGPDGRIVFAIPYHEDFTLIGTTDVDHRGSPDQVDCSDEEVRYLCDFVSRCFEKPVLPSDVVWRYAGLRPLLDDGAGDARSATRDYSLDLEQNDRAPLLTVLGGKITTYRKLSEAAVDLIAPLFTSCKAAWTARAPLPGGDFDPQKAGAMAQALTRRHPQLAPATARRLIRAYGTEAGAIMEKGPGTDLGGGLHEAELRWMVEHEFATTLDDVIWRRSKLGLRVAPDARREIQACLERLILEQNRCRRQ
- a CDS encoding TetR family transcriptional regulator, producing MKGRLSSSKIVEAARASIETHGASSFSIRTLASALEVSPMALYRHTGDRSRLLGLVVDLVLSEHVNRLEANQEEVSFQTLARSYGALVMCNPQVFIAYIGDQNAKSAEAERLSDRMVAILIEEGQNARDARIMRDIVVDHAHGYLLATTAHTNPAAVDDLFEGYDLASGFLITRLTQAPLNDRRGL
- a CDS encoding dihydrofolate reductase family protein, whose protein sequence is MVTGHVFIAASLDGFIATREGDVSWLTPNGAESEDHGYSAFYASIDGIIMGRGTWAVVSRFDPWPFDKPVIVLSGSLTQDDVPDMLRSGVRIWNMPPREAMKKLAAEGWKKAYIDGGKLIQSCLAEDLIQDIILTRVPVLLGAGLPLFGDLPGMKALKHLHSKSFASGLVQSHYQIGS
- a CDS encoding efflux RND transporter permease subunit, coding for MFLTRIAVRQPVFATMIMVAICVIGIFSYSRLPIDELPEVDFPVVAVVTSYPGATPEAVEKDIIEPIEDSVSTLSGIDTITSTAQTGSAMVLIMFDLEVDSASAAQDVRDRVSQIAASLPDTATDPRILRFDPSEMPILSIGLSSQTLSAGTLTTIAEDEISTRISNIRGVGQATVVGGLPNEVQIRLDPLRQTALAVGAVQVTSVLRDANVDLPAGSVTDASTSQSVQVEGRIPDLAGFEDLIIGQRGGFPIRLGDLAMVGTDLAEAESLAMIDGRRAITIDVLKTQGTNTVAVAEAVRKDIAAMQADPAYEGIEIALIRDNAVPVEQSFAAVQSMLIEGAILATVIVFLFLNSWRSTVITGLTLPISIIGTMAAVYFMGFTLNMMTMMALSLSIGILIDDAIVVRENIMRHLHMGKSHEQAALDGTSEIGLAVLATTLSIVAVFLPVAFMEGILGRFFLQFGVTVSVAVMISMFVSFTLDPMMSAVWYDPASEPGAKRGPIGRAVARFDIWFEGLILRYRGVLAWALSWRKTTLSVAGLTFIGGLMLFPFIGAEFAPPSDNSEVQVEMELPIGTPLLRTEAKIAQVDSVLRQFPEVIGTYATVGSSGAAGQNQATITARLSAPTTRERDPTALAAPMRAALEQIPGARFRVGAGGGMGGGVSAPVEVKLFGPDLNVLKRLADELAEKFEEVPGLVDVRTSLDEPQPTLGIQVHREAASDLGVTLSQVGQALSPMIAGETVSEWTAPNGDSYDVVVRLPSEYREDITSLSSLPITATADGSGIVRLDQIATVEPSQSAGEITREDGSRSVSVTAGLDGIDILTASTGIQAAQDALDLPPGYRIGTGGDAESIMESAVSALVALLLAIIFIYLVLASQFGSFLQPIAIMSSLPLALVGVMLGLLIGGSTLNIFSVIGFIMLMGLVVKNAILLVDNANHHRRDGMEVREALIEAGATRFRPIVMTTLAMIFGMIPLAVNLHGGTSQNAPMAHAVIGG
- a CDS encoding efflux RND transporter periplasmic adaptor subunit, with translation MALNDGSGSGAAASPRRGKVYIWLGAFVIAAGAGLFFLRPSAEVTAAQEVSAETPAALVMQLLPSELYDVRTGTLSDTVQVTGSLVPARALSIPAEVSGRIDTVKFRVGDQVAEGAELATIDVETLRNRLEQSRATAEATRAQLVLAEAQLQRTTDLVRRGVSSTSALETEAANLSQIEANYTALMRQVETAEDDLSKAKITAPFSGVISARSVDPGTYVTLGTELLGLVDMTALDLEGGVPAVHAPRLRIGQRVDLVVDGLADHHFEGVIDRIAPVAVSGTRVLPVFARIENADGLLKGGMFASGTLVLEEATDGIGIPADALREDEAGNYVLKITGDKASRQAVEVGRSWNRGRVVEISAGLSPGDTIVALNMERLQAGATVSLVGR